One Methanohalophilus mahii DSM 5219 genomic window carries:
- a CDS encoding BCCT family transporter translates to MRKMQKGLTEFSDTLKTPTLLVSLFLSVAFVLAGTIFSERFEEYMDFTFNWMVGNLGWSFLFGGSIFLLLIVYLMLSPLGDIKLGGDYEKPAYSNLSWFAMLFSCGMGIGLLFWGVSEPIWHYMWPLYEQPNTAESLHAAMRYSFFHWGFHPWAIYSVVAGSLAYFSYRKGLPMLLSSTLEPILGREGIDGKWGIAVNTIGVLATLFGIATTLGLGVMQIGAGLENLFGYSSGPTLWVLIITVVTILAIMSTASGIDRGIKWLSQINLGVAALLMILVFILGPTLFTLELFTNSVGGYLQNLLQMSFGTDPAGVGAEGWGDSWTVFYWAWWIAWAPFVGSFIARVSRGRTIRSFVVGVMLAPTVVSMVWFSIFGGSALFIEHFGAGGIAEAVEVDSALGFFSMLSFFPFSDILIAVAMFSVAIFFITSSDSGTYVIGMLTSKGNPNPPLPLRIIWGSLEGAFAAVLLLAGGLGALQTASVIGGFPFMIVMLLMLYCLLKALFMELQEESLPLERAKLRATINDIKIREDKKDKE, encoded by the coding sequence ATGAGAAAAATGCAAAAAGGACTTACAGAGTTTTCAGACACTTTAAAGACACCGACACTATTGGTGTCGTTATTTTTATCTGTTGCATTTGTTTTAGCCGGAACGATCTTTTCAGAGCGCTTCGAGGAATATATGGATTTTACTTTTAATTGGATGGTTGGAAATCTTGGCTGGTCTTTCCTGTTTGGTGGCAGTATATTTTTATTGTTAATTGTATATTTGATGCTAAGTCCGCTTGGAGATATAAAACTGGGTGGGGACTATGAAAAACCTGCGTATTCCAATCTTTCATGGTTTGCCATGCTTTTCAGTTGCGGAATGGGTATTGGCCTCCTTTTCTGGGGTGTTTCAGAACCGATATGGCATTATATGTGGCCTCTTTATGAACAACCCAATACAGCTGAATCCCTGCATGCAGCCATGAGATATTCTTTCTTCCACTGGGGCTTCCACCCCTGGGCAATATATTCTGTAGTTGCGGGCTCATTAGCATATTTTTCCTACAGGAAGGGATTGCCAATGTTATTGAGTTCTACCCTGGAACCTATCCTGGGAAGAGAGGGCATTGATGGAAAATGGGGTATTGCTGTTAATACCATCGGTGTGCTTGCAACCCTGTTTGGTATTGCGACAACTCTTGGTTTAGGTGTTATGCAAATAGGCGCCGGACTTGAGAATTTATTCGGTTATTCCAGCGGACCTACTTTATGGGTACTAATAATTACTGTTGTTACGATTCTTGCGATAATGTCCACAGCATCCGGTATTGACCGGGGTATAAAATGGTTGAGTCAGATCAATCTGGGCGTGGCCGCTCTTTTAATGATTCTGGTATTCATTCTTGGACCAACGCTATTTACCCTTGAGCTGTTTACTAATTCAGTTGGGGGTTATTTGCAAAACTTGCTCCAGATGTCCTTTGGAACAGATCCTGCAGGAGTAGGAGCTGAAGGCTGGGGTGACTCATGGACTGTCTTCTATTGGGCATGGTGGATTGCCTGGGCTCCATTTGTCGGATCATTCATTGCCAGGGTTTCAAGAGGCAGGACAATCAGAAGTTTTGTTGTGGGGGTAATGCTTGCTCCTACAGTTGTCAGTATGGTATGGTTCAGTATCTTTGGAGGATCTGCTCTGTTCATCGAGCATTTCGGAGCCGGTGGAATTGCTGAAGCTGTTGAGGTTGATTCTGCACTTGGTTTTTTCAGTATGCTCAGTTTTTTTCCTTTCTCTGACATCCTTATTGCAGTTGCAATGTTCTCAGTAGCGATCTTTTTCATAACTTCCTCAGACTCAGGTACTTATGTCATAGGAATGCTGACTTCTAAAGGCAATCCAAATCCTCCTCTCCCCCTGAGGATTATCTGGGGTAGTCTTGAAGGGGCGTTTGCAGCGGTTCTTCTACTCGCCGGGGGACTGGGTGCCCTCCAGACAGCTTCGGTAATCGGTGGTTTCCCCTTCATGATAGTCATGCTTTTGATGCTCTATTGCTTATTGAAAGCATTGTTTATGGAATTGCAAGAAGAGTCGCTACCGTTAGAGAGGGCTAAATTAAGGGCAACAATTAATGACATAAAAATACGGGAAGATAAAAAGGATAAAGAGTGA
- a CDS encoding monomethylamine:corrinoid methyltransferase has translation MSDIYKYLRNSFSGEEKSEDAHKEDVLKISNELAADYDIIKDGEEFIPYELDMADAVFSAAIELLTNVGIYCTDTGRTIQINNDEILKSLGTPNAMDIGRFKEKINVVNRTEMDCQPPVIIGGPMGGKVSEKNFLNIHISSAIEPIVQGLYPGSMQTINDGPIRTKTPEEMFVALEEARLERMATKIAGREGLTLVGPATPKTSQAHMVVSSNELYSRNDIHEVYQADDLKTDFETFHKSIFHQEHGNNFISCQCPVLGKDAIDTPEALAIIDVAETIQSRLVTSASIHACGAIDSATNSSSTKEILWASNISSLAVSRNMQHSTAKYYRNVAGCCTDMMFYETAAQAIGDTVCGREMLIGPLGGRGEKVDHSTGLESRFMGEVSKMGLNLDLAEANEIIEMLYSKYVDRLSDALQGKDFESCYDVNSKYEMKPTDEYMNMYSEIIGDIDEFYRGLF, from the coding sequence ATGTCAGACATATATAAATATTTAAGAAACTCTTTTTCAGGTGAAGAAAAAAGTGAAGATGCACATAAGGAAGATGTTTTAAAAATATCCAACGAACTGGCTGCTGATTATGATATAATAAAAGATGGTGAAGAATTCATACCATACGAACTTGATATGGCAGATGCTGTCTTTTCAGCAGCTATCGAACTTCTGACAAATGTGGGAATATACTGCACTGATACGGGCAGAACTATCCAGATCAATAACGATGAAATATTGAAGTCTCTTGGTACACCCAATGCCATGGACATCGGGAGATTCAAGGAAAAAATAAATGTTGTTAACAGGACAGAAATGGATTGCCAGCCCCCTGTGATTATAGGAGGACCAATGGGTGGAAAAGTTTCTGAGAAAAACTTCCTGAATATTCATATCAGTTCTGCAATTGAGCCTATAGTCCAGGGACTCTATCCAGGATCCATGCAAACAATCAATGACGGCCCTATAAGAACCAAGACCCCAGAGGAAATGTTTGTAGCTTTAGAAGAAGCAAGACTTGAAAGAATGGCTACAAAAATAGCTGGCAGGGAAGGGTTGACCCTTGTAGGTCCGGCAACACCAAAAACATCACAGGCACATATGGTCGTGTCTTCAAATGAACTGTATTCAAGAAATGATATTCATGAGGTATATCAAGCTGATGACCTGAAAACAGACTTTGAAACATTTCATAAATCAATATTCCATCAGGAGCATGGGAATAATTTCATAAGTTGCCAGTGCCCCGTTCTGGGTAAAGATGCTATAGATACACCTGAAGCACTGGCAATTATTGATGTTGCTGAAACCATACAATCCCGGCTGGTCACAAGTGCAAGCATACATGCCTGCGGAGCAATTGATTCGGCTACAAATTCCTCCTCTACTAAAGAAATATTGTGGGCTTCAAATATTTCCTCGCTCGCTGTTTCGCGTAATATGCAGCATTCTACAGCAAAATACTACCGCAACGTTGCCGGGTGCTGTACTGACATGATGTTCTATGAAACCGCAGCTCAGGCCATAGGTGATACGGTTTGTGGCAGAGAAATGTTGATCGGACCTCTTGGTGGTAGAGGAGAAAAAGTAGACCATTCGACTGGCCTGGAATCAAGATTTATGGGCGAGGTGAGCAAGATGGGCCTGAATCTGGATCTGGCAGAGGCAAATGAAATTATCGAAATGCTCTATTCCAAATATGTAGACCGACTTTCAGATGCCCTGCAAGGAAAAGATTTCGAATCATGCTATGATGTGAATTCGAAATATGAAATGAAACCAACTGATGAATACATGAATATGTATTCTGAAATTATTGGAGATATTGACGAATTTTATAGAGGTCTGTTTTGA
- a CDS encoding diacylglycerol/polyprenol kinase family protein translates to MAEIQNIDRDLKGDLVRKSIHILSGLLYIPLIYISGPFAFEVLVLLALIYVLVIVSLLILNRMHYRPVYELIRCWGRENENYIPLKPTFLLHIGIAISLLLFPISIVYASIAITAMGDGIATISGKKIGKHKLPYSKSKSVEGTITGSIAAFLGAALFVSFLQALVASAGSMLLESIIGRDLNTDSSIKKAFNLMKNDNLLLPVFSGFLMMLTG, encoded by the coding sequence ATGGCAGAGATACAAAATATTGATAGAGATCTAAAAGGTGATCTGGTACGCAAATCCATACATATACTATCCGGTCTGCTTTATATCCCGCTTATTTATATCTCAGGACCCTTTGCGTTTGAAGTGCTGGTTTTACTTGCATTAATTTATGTTCTTGTAATCGTGTCACTTTTAATCCTTAATAGAATGCATTACCGGCCGGTTTATGAATTGATTAGATGTTGGGGTCGGGAAAATGAAAATTATATTCCTCTAAAACCAACATTTTTATTACACATAGGTATTGCCATATCGTTATTGCTTTTTCCCATCTCTATCGTCTATGCCTCGATAGCCATAACTGCCATGGGCGACGGGATCGCAACAATTTCCGGCAAAAAGATCGGTAAACATAAATTACCCTATTCCAAAAGCAAATCTGTTGAAGGAACAATTACAGGTTCAATAGCCGCCTTTTTAGGGGCAGCACTTTTTGTCTCTTTCCTGCAGGCACTTGTAGCAAGTGCAGGAAGTATGCTGCTGGAAAGTATAATCGGCAGAGACCTGAATACGGATTCCTCAATAAAAAAGGCATTCAACCTGATGAAAAATGACAACTTGTTGTTGCCTGTTTTTTCAGGTTTTCTGATGATGCTGACAGGTTGA
- a CDS encoding type IV pilin, which translates to MQVPEMFKKDDAVSPVIGVILMVAITVILAAVIAAFVFGLGSPETAPQASIKASNMTSSGFDIEHQGGDQISFENNDTKLMIAGADRTTAIDGNDTFSVGGELWVNTSLTDGDSIRFIDDDSNQPIASFTADI; encoded by the coding sequence ATGCAAGTTCCTGAAATGTTTAAAAAAGACGATGCGGTATCCCCGGTCATCGGTGTAATCCTGATGGTCGCCATTACTGTCATCCTCGCAGCGGTTATAGCAGCGTTCGTATTCGGACTTGGCAGTCCTGAGACAGCACCACAGGCAAGTATCAAAGCCAGTAACATGACTTCTAGTGGTTTTGATATCGAACATCAGGGTGGAGACCAAATCTCTTTTGAAAACAATGACACTAAATTGATGATTGCTGGTGCCGATAGAACCACTGCAATTGATGGTAATGATACTTTCTCTGTTGGAGGAGAACTATGGGTTAATACATCTCTAACAGATGGAGATTCTATTAGGTTTATTGATGATGATTCTAATCAACCAATAGCATCTTTCACTGCAGACATCTAA
- a CDS encoding DUF5371 family protein: protein MKIVHAQTVLTDEQLEALKKKSNETSTKDALSIAVQHYLECEYTDLNDEMWTRKLEKVVQKKNQKY, encoded by the coding sequence ATGAAAATCGTACATGCTCAAACTGTACTGACTGACGAGCAACTCGAGGCACTGAAGAAGAAAAGTAATGAAACTTCTACCAAGGATGCGCTCAGTATTGCAGTTCAACATTACCTTGAGTGTGAGTACACTGATCTGAATGATGAAATGTGGACTCGCAAGCTGGAGAAGGTCGTACAGAAAAAGAACCAGAAATACTGA
- a CDS encoding IS5-like element ISMem1 family transposase, whose translation MSSDYLNFIDTAMSVAGRSHLPIYSCKYSKRKYTQHQLLTLVLVKEYTGKNYRDVVRLVELMDRVQSKIGIKHVPHFTTLHKFTNRISSFYFNSLLHQTLKLFYSHGEKIPLIAIDSSGFTGGHCSYYYSVRTGKKRRSYLKTSIAVDVEKFIVTGFKISGKPVHDAKHALTLLRQCHKRRKADCYLMDKGYDSEKIHALINEELKAEAIIPVRCRKRKKIKGKYRRKMRDEFDEDIYHYRNLVETMFSVLKRKYREELRATKYRNQVKEVKFKLLIHNIDRAISVSIIIQMRISTEPIYNTPNI comes from the coding sequence TTGTCAAGCGATTACTTAAACTTTATCGATACAGCTATGTCTGTAGCTGGAAGATCTCATCTTCCAATCTACAGTTGTAAGTATTCCAAACGAAAATATACTCAGCATCAGTTATTGACTTTGGTATTGGTCAAAGAGTACACAGGTAAGAACTATAGAGATGTTGTTAGACTTGTTGAGTTAATGGATAGAGTTCAGTCCAAGATTGGTATAAAACACGTACCTCACTTCACAACATTACATAAATTTACCAATAGAATATCTTCTTTCTATTTCAATAGCTTACTTCACCAAACTCTGAAACTATTCTATTCACATGGTGAAAAAATACCTCTGATTGCTATTGATTCAAGTGGATTTACAGGTGGACATTGTAGTTACTATTATTCTGTGAGAACAGGAAAGAAAAGACGGTCGTATCTGAAAACAAGTATAGCTGTTGACGTTGAGAAGTTCATTGTAACTGGTTTTAAGATTTCAGGTAAGCCTGTGCATGATGCAAAGCATGCATTGACATTGCTTAGACAATGTCACAAAAGGAGAAAAGCTGATTGTTATCTGATGGATAAAGGATATGATTCTGAGAAGATACATGCTCTAATCAATGAAGAATTGAAAGCAGAAGCCATCATACCTGTAAGATGTAGAAAAAGGAAGAAGATCAAAGGAAAATATCGTCGAAAAATGAGAGATGAGTTTGATGAAGACATCTATCATTATAGAAACCTGGTAGAGACGATGTTTTCTGTTTTGAAAAGGAAGTATAGGGAAGAACTGAGGGCAACAAAATACAGAAATCAGGTCAAAGAGGTCAAGTTCAAATTATTAATTCATAATATAGATAGGGCTATCTCTGTTTCAATAATTATTCAAATGAGGATTTCTACAGAGCCCATTTATAACACTCCCAATATATAA
- a CDS encoding formate--phosphoribosylaminoimidazolecarboxamide ligase family protein encodes MIDRKEIIDIVNDYNTDNIRIGTVASHSALDVFDGAVEEGFHTHAICRKGREKTYTDYFRAQRDQNDNVVRGVVDDYVNYDNFDEILLEKNQKSLVDNDVLFVPNRSFTSYCGIDEIENDFAVPLVGSRNMLRSEERGLEKDYYWLLEKAGMPFPEKIGDPQDIDELCIVKLPHAVKKLERGFFTASSYEEYLEKSESLIKQGVITRDALAEARIERYIIGPVFNFDLFYSPLEEEMNPIELLGIDWRFETSLDGHVRLPAPQQMALAEHQLTPEYTVCGHNTATLRESLLEKVFELAEMYVDASREYYDPGVIGPFCLQTCVDKDLNFYIYDVAPRVGGGTNVHMSVGHPYGNTLWRKPMSTGRRVAYEVRRAIETEQLDKIVT; translated from the coding sequence ATGATTGACAGGAAAGAGATCATCGATATAGTTAATGATTATAACACGGACAATATTCGGATAGGTACAGTAGCTTCCCACTCGGCTCTTGATGTTTTTGACGGGGCTGTCGAGGAAGGCTTCCACACTCATGCCATATGCAGGAAGGGCCGTGAAAAGACCTATACGGATTATTTCCGCGCCCAAAGGGATCAGAACGACAATGTTGTACGTGGCGTGGTCGATGATTATGTGAATTATGATAATTTCGATGAGATCCTGCTTGAAAAAAACCAGAAAAGCCTTGTGGACAATGACGTGCTTTTCGTCCCCAACCGCTCTTTTACCTCCTACTGCGGAATCGATGAGATCGAGAATGATTTTGCAGTTCCGCTTGTGGGCAGCAGGAATATGTTGCGCAGTGAGGAAAGGGGACTGGAGAAGGACTATTACTGGCTTCTGGAAAAGGCGGGAATGCCTTTCCCGGAAAAGATCGGTGATCCACAGGATATCGATGAACTCTGTATTGTCAAACTGCCCCATGCTGTGAAAAAACTGGAGCGAGGATTCTTTACGGCTTCAAGTTATGAGGAATATCTTGAAAAATCCGAATCCCTGATCAAACAGGGGGTCATCACCCGGGACGCACTTGCAGAGGCACGTATTGAGCGCTATATCATAGGTCCGGTGTTCAATTTTGACCTGTTCTATTCCCCTCTGGAAGAAGAAATGAACCCGATCGAGTTGCTGGGAATCGACTGGAGGTTCGAGACGAGCCTGGATGGGCATGTGAGGCTGCCCGCACCGCAGCAGATGGCCCTGGCAGAGCACCAATTGACACCCGAGTATACAGTCTGTGGGCACAATACTGCAACCCTGAGGGAATCCCTGCTGGAAAAGGTGTTCGAACTGGCGGAAATGTATGTGGATGCTTCCAGGGAATACTATGATCCCGGTGTAATCGGCCCATTCTGCCTGCAGACCTGTGTGGATAAGGACCTGAACTTCTACATCTACGATGTGGCACCCCGGGTTGGCGGTGGTACCAATGTACACATGTCTGTGGGCCACCCTTACGGCAACACCCTGTGGAGAAAACCCATGAGCACAGGACGCAGGGTGGCTTACGAGGTCAGAAGGGCCATTGAGACGGAACAGCTGGATAAAATAGTAACCTGA
- a CDS encoding stage II sporulation protein M — MKRNNIFPGSLVAEDLQRYFISLKSLFLLSIAVFFISALAGYIYTSMNPASADMSLQELQNLVDIIKELSPLQIMLFIFLNNALKSLAVILLGVSLGVIPLLFLAYNGYVLGAVAYVTGAEEGLSFVLLAIIPHGLIELPMIFISVAIGVRIGLTTLAKLQGQTVSVKREITAGVAVFIRFVAPLLLVASVIETFVTPMFIALI; from the coding sequence ATGAAACGCAATAATATCTTTCCCGGCTCTCTGGTTGCTGAAGACCTGCAGAGATACTTTATTTCACTGAAAAGTCTTTTTCTCTTGTCCATTGCGGTATTTTTCATCTCGGCATTGGCGGGCTATATTTATACTTCCATGAATCCTGCCTCGGCTGACATGTCCCTGCAGGAGCTGCAAAACCTGGTGGATATCATCAAGGAACTTTCTCCCCTGCAGATCATGCTCTTTATTTTCCTGAACAATGCCCTGAAAAGCCTGGCGGTCATCCTGCTGGGCGTAAGTCTGGGTGTCATTCCCCTTCTGTTTCTGGCCTATAACGGTTATGTGCTGGGTGCAGTGGCTTATGTGACGGGTGCCGAGGAGGGCCTTTCATTTGTATTACTGGCGATAATCCCTCATGGCTTGATCGAGCTGCCTATGATATTTATCTCGGTTGCCATCGGAGTACGCATAGGATTGACCACTCTTGCCAAGCTGCAGGGCCAGACAGTATCGGTAAAACGGGAAATAACAGCAGGTGTGGCTGTTTTTATACGTTTTGTCGCTCCTCTCTTGCTGGTAGCGTCAGTGATCGAGACATTCGTTACACCCATGTTCATTGCCCTTATCTGA
- a CDS encoding DUF63 family protein → MNTFTDKILQFVNKYYIEPIIYDSGYNPVNTLTWALILGVCVFGVIKLLDRMKVEVDERFIYSIIPFVLAGSSLRVLEDANAFSAPLKYLIITPNIYFVVFVVTLACLVVSKKLYDLGVAGDWKKTFAAAGGLWFLANLTALLYLEDIVRPDALVLILVIGTLVAFSIYGLARWQGIGLITDRLNFTILLAHLMDASSTFIGIDMLGYYEKHVVPAYLIDLTGTALVMYPLKLAIFIPVIYVLDTQFNDSEESISLRTFVKMVIIVLGLSPATRNTLRMALGI, encoded by the coding sequence ATGAATACGTTTACTGATAAGATTTTGCAATTTGTAAATAAGTATTATATTGAGCCCATTATCTATGATAGTGGTTACAACCCGGTTAATACACTAACATGGGCCCTGATACTTGGTGTCTGTGTCTTTGGTGTTATAAAGTTGCTTGACCGGATGAAAGTTGAAGTGGATGAACGGTTCATTTATTCCATAATTCCCTTTGTTCTGGCAGGGTCGTCCCTGAGGGTGCTTGAGGATGCCAATGCATTCAGTGCTCCCCTGAAATATCTCATTATTACCCCCAACATCTACTTTGTGGTTTTTGTTGTGACACTTGCCTGTCTGGTAGTATCCAAAAAACTCTATGACTTAGGTGTTGCAGGCGACTGGAAAAAGACATTTGCCGCTGCAGGAGGATTGTGGTTTTTAGCCAACCTCACTGCTCTTCTCTATTTAGAGGACATTGTAAGGCCCGATGCGCTTGTACTGATTCTGGTGATAGGAACACTGGTTGCTTTTTCCATTTACGGCCTGGCACGCTGGCAGGGAATCGGCCTGATCACAGACAGGCTCAATTTCACCATCCTATTGGCTCATTTAATGGATGCATCTTCCACATTTATCGGTATTGATATGCTGGGATATTACGAAAAACATGTTGTGCCTGCCTACCTGATCGATCTGACAGGTACAGCACTTGTGATGTATCCTCTCAAACTTGCTATCTTCATCCCGGTCATATATGTGCTGGACACCCAGTTTAACGATAGCGAGGAATCAATATCTTTAAGAACTTTCGTAAAGATGGTTATTATTGTACTGGGATTGTCCCCTGCTACGAGAAACACACTGAGGATGGCACTGGGTATCTGA
- a CDS encoding NAD(P)-dependent glycerol-1-phosphate dehydrogenase, which yields MNELKSNKWMQLPRDVLVGSDMLGKVADVCSDLKLGHNALIVTGQKTRDIAGMKVAEELEETGRNVQIHVSGSASMEEVENVMEIAREMNTDFLLGVGSGKSIDVAKLAATRHNVPFLSIPTAASHDGIVSSRASITHNGETTSIQASAPMAVIADTEVIAKAPFRLLAAGCGDIISNCTAVLDWELAHRLQNVTFSEYSAALASMTANILIESADSIKPELESSVRIVVKALVSSGVAMSIAGSSRPASGSEHMFSHALNRIAPNPALHGEQCGVGTILMMYLHGGDWREIRDGLRMIGAPTTAHEMGIEDKYILQALVESHKIRPERYTILGTGITPDAAEVVARTTGVIS from the coding sequence TTGAACGAACTCAAAAGCAACAAATGGATGCAACTGCCCCGGGACGTTCTGGTCGGCAGCGACATGTTAGGCAAAGTGGCCGATGTATGCAGTGATCTTAAACTCGGCCACAATGCGCTGATCGTAACGGGCCAGAAAACCCGGGATATCGCAGGCATGAAGGTCGCAGAGGAACTTGAAGAGACCGGCAGGAATGTACAGATCCATGTATCGGGCAGTGCTTCCATGGAAGAAGTGGAAAATGTCATGGAAATTGCCAGAGAGATGAATACAGATTTCCTGCTGGGAGTTGGCAGCGGCAAATCCATTGATGTGGCCAAACTGGCTGCTACCAGACACAATGTACCTTTTCTGAGCATACCCACAGCCGCTTCCCATGATGGCATCGTGTCGTCCAGGGCTTCCATAACACATAACGGAGAAACAACTTCCATTCAGGCAAGTGCACCAATGGCAGTAATCGCTGACACCGAAGTCATCGCAAAAGCCCCTTTCAGGTTACTTGCAGCGGGCTGCGGGGATATTATTTCCAATTGTACGGCAGTACTTGACTGGGAACTGGCACACAGATTACAGAATGTTACATTCAGTGAATACTCCGCAGCTTTGGCCAGTATGACCGCAAACATTCTCATAGAATCTGCAGACTCCATAAAGCCTGAGCTTGAAAGTTCAGTCCGCATCGTTGTCAAAGCCCTTGTATCAAGTGGAGTTGCCATGAGTATCGCAGGTTCATCCCGACCCGCTTCGGGCTCGGAGCACATGTTCAGCCATGCATTAAACCGCATAGCTCCAAATCCTGCCCTTCACGGAGAACAATGTGGTGTGGGGACAATCCTGATGATGTACCTGCATGGCGGGGATTGGCGGGAAATAAGGGATGGCCTCAGGATGATTGGTGCTCCCACAACTGCTCATGAAATGGGAATCGAAGATAAATATATATTACAAGCGCTTGTTGAGTCTCATAAAATTAGGCCGGAAAGGTACACAATACTCGGGACCGGGATAACACCTGACGCAGCCGAGGTGGTGGCAAGGACCACCGGAGTAATTTCATGA
- a CDS encoding UPF0179 family protein has product MDEEDTMITLIGTQLAREGEEFIFEGEAPECNKCKLRNTCMNLEKGRKYVVRKIRTNTLHECFVHEQGAYVVDVAKAPIVAAIDSRNAVEGSTIQYKEPKCDTNDQELYDLFHPAGIKNGDKCTVAEVMGNIESDQCSGHKKVKLKF; this is encoded by the coding sequence ATGGATGAAGAAGATACCATGATTACACTCATCGGAACTCAACTTGCCCGGGAAGGGGAAGAGTTCATATTTGAAGGGGAAGCTCCTGAATGCAATAAATGCAAACTCAGGAATACATGCATGAATCTGGAAAAAGGACGCAAGTATGTAGTCCGGAAAATAAGGACAAATACCCTGCACGAATGTTTTGTTCATGAACAAGGAGCATACGTGGTTGATGTTGCAAAAGCTCCGATAGTTGCTGCCATTGATTCACGTAATGCTGTAGAAGGTTCCACTATCCAATATAAGGAACCCAAATGTGACACAAATGACCAGGAATTATACGACCTGTTCCACCCTGCAGGAATTAAAAATGGTGATAAATGTACAGTTGCAGAAGTCATGGGAAACATTGAAAGTGACCAATGCAGCGGACATAAGAAAGTCAAACTTAAGTTTTGA
- a CDS encoding DUF2150 family protein, with amino-acid sequence MPETSDKQIFHEFYTEKRWNNWLQKVGESNFKLEESGDTPEKDSAIFVNMQDDVILACLKVIATCQRGENSVEETLDILSSIEEIVLKKVDSISEDTDMMIESLQNSLLATFVSFECYLNGDFDQESEISDLIKGAVEAEQDEDFEAALGYVARIGALVLDGKELPGKEMEDMPYGIVAEWMDGIDSIEAAMVGTDSYKEDDGDYEVV; translated from the coding sequence ATGCCAGAAACTAGTGATAAACAGATATTTCATGAATTTTATACGGAAAAGCGATGGAACAACTGGCTTCAAAAAGTTGGAGAAAGCAATTTCAAACTTGAAGAATCCGGGGACACTCCTGAGAAGGATAGTGCTATTTTTGTGAACATGCAGGATGATGTGATCCTTGCATGCCTGAAAGTCATAGCTACCTGCCAGCGTGGAGAAAACTCTGTAGAAGAAACCCTTGATATCCTCTCCAGCATCGAAGAAATCGTTCTTAAAAAGGTAGATTCTATATCCGAAGATACCGATATGATGATCGAATCCCTGCAGAATTCTTTACTGGCAACATTCGTCTCCTTCGAATGTTACCTGAACGGGGACTTTGACCAGGAATCAGAAATATCCGACCTCATAAAAGGTGCAGTCGAAGCTGAACAGGATGAAGATTTCGAGGCCGCCCTGGGATATGTTGCAAGGATAGGTGCCCTTGTACTGGATGGTAAGGAACTTCCGGGCAAAGAAATGGAAGATATGCCCTATGGCATTGTTGCCGAATGGATGGACGGAATTGATTCCATAGAAGCCGCAATGGTAGGTACTGACAGTTACAAGGAAGATGACGGAGACTACGAGGTTGTCTGA
- the cfbA gene encoding sirohydrochlorin nickelochelatase encodes MSEKIGILAIGHGSRLPYNKEVVTNIANTIAEKHPEYVIRTGFMENCGPSVQEAMKEFEGTGVTRIAAVPVFLASGIHITEDIPEILKLDPQTNEGKIEVDGNEVPVVYGKPLGNHEMLADLVFERAKEVI; translated from the coding sequence ATGAGTGAAAAAATAGGAATTCTAGCAATCGGACATGGAAGCAGACTACCCTACAACAAAGAAGTAGTTACAAACATCGCCAACACCATCGCAGAAAAACATCCTGAATATGTGATCCGTACAGGTTTCATGGAAAACTGCGGCCCCTCCGTGCAAGAAGCCATGAAGGAATTCGAGGGAACCGGCGTTACCAGGATCGCAGCAGTACCGGTATTTCTGGCATCAGGCATACACATCACCGAAGATATTCCAGAGATTCTCAAACTCGACCCGCAAACAAATGAAGGAAAAATTGAGGTCGATGGCAATGAAGTTCCCGTTGTTTACGGGAAACCCCTCGGTAACCATGAAATGCTGGCAGACCTTGTCTTTGAAAGGGCAAAGGAAGTTATCTAA